The following are from one region of the Vibrio hyugaensis genome:
- the rsxB gene encoding electron transport complex subunit RsxB, producing the protein MSTILIAIIALAALAAVFGAILGFASIRFKVEADPIVDQIDSILPQTQCGQCGYPGCRPYAEAIANGDKINKCPPGGQATIEKLADLMGVEAEESAHDLDNKVKTVAFIHEDMCIGCTKCIQACPVDAIVGGTKALHTVIKDECTGCDLCVAPCPTDCIEMIPVETTTESWKWKLNAIPVVNITDAANAANVTDSIK; encoded by the coding sequence ATGAGTACGATTTTAATTGCGATCATCGCTCTTGCTGCCCTCGCCGCTGTCTTCGGGGCGATACTCGGTTTTGCATCGATTCGCTTCAAAGTCGAAGCGGATCCAATTGTCGATCAAATCGATTCTATTCTTCCTCAAACTCAGTGTGGCCAATGTGGCTACCCGGGTTGTCGCCCATACGCTGAAGCGATCGCTAACGGCGACAAAATCAATAAGTGCCCTCCAGGTGGTCAAGCGACCATTGAAAAACTGGCGGACCTAATGGGCGTTGAAGCGGAAGAGTCGGCACACGATCTCGACAACAAAGTCAAAACCGTTGCTTTCATTCATGAAGACATGTGTATCGGTTGTACCAAGTGTATTCAAGCGTGTCCTGTCGATGCGATTGTTGGTGGTACTAAAGCCCTTCATACCGTTATCAAAGACGAGTGTACCGGTTGTGACTTGTGCGTTGCGCCTTGTCCAACTGACTGTATTGAAATGATTCCTGTGGAAACTACCACAGAGAGCTGGAAGTGGAAGCTTAACGCTATTCCAGTAGTTAACATTACGGATGCTGCCAATGCAGCGAACGTGACTGATTCAATTAAATAA
- the pflB gene encoding formate C-acetyltransferase produces MTIPTTDMLDAWAGFAAGEWQNSVNTRDFIQKNYTPYEGDESFLAEVSASTSALWNQVLEGIKQESRTHAPVDFDTDLPSTITSHDAGYINKDLEKIVGLQTDQPLKRAIIANGGIRMVKNSCEVYGRELDPTVEKIFTEYRKTHNKACFDLYTKEILACRKSGIITGLPDAYGRGRIIGDYRRIALYGIDFLKADKKEQYNSTQTFLERGGDLEKTLRLREEIADQVQALEDIRQMGLKYGIDMSLPAKTAQEAIQFTYFGYLAAVKSQNGAAMSLGRTSTFLDVYLERDIANGLIDESQAQEMIDHFIMKLRMVRFLRTPEYDSLFSGDPIWATEAMAGMGVDGRTLVSKTTFRYLHTLHTMGPAPEPNMTILWSEQLPEAFKQYAAKVSIDTSSVQYENDDLMRPDFDNDDYAIACCVSPQIVGQHMQFFGARANLAKALLYTINGGIDEKSKAQVGPVVDKVQDEILDFDALMPRFDNMLEWLATQYVTALNIIHYSHDRYSYEASLMALMDRDVHRTMACGIAGLSVVADSLAAIKYATVKPVRDEDGIAVDFEIEGDYPKFGNNDARVDDIACDLVERFMKKIQKMHTYREAVPTQSILTITSNVVYGKKTGNTPDGRRAGMPFGPGANPMHGRDEKGAVASLASVSKLPFAYAKDGISYTFSIVPNALGKDDLSQKKNLAALMDGYFHHEASNEGIAIEGGQHLNVNVLNREMLLDAVEHPEKYPQLTIRVSGYAVRFNSLTREQQQDVISRTFTEKL; encoded by the coding sequence ATGACTATTCCGACGACTGATATGCTAGACGCATGGGCTGGATTCGCTGCTGGTGAGTGGCAAAACTCTGTCAACACTCGTGACTTCATCCAAAAAAACTACACACCATATGAGGGAGACGAGTCCTTCTTAGCCGAGGTTAGCGCATCCACTTCAGCATTATGGAACCAAGTGCTTGAAGGCATTAAACAAGAAAGCCGCACACACGCTCCTGTTGATTTCGATACCGATCTGCCATCAACGATTACTTCTCACGATGCGGGTTACATCAACAAAGATCTGGAAAAGATCGTTGGCTTACAAACCGATCAGCCTCTAAAACGTGCAATCATCGCTAATGGTGGTATTCGCATGGTGAAAAACTCGTGCGAAGTTTATGGCCGCGAATTGGATCCAACAGTCGAAAAGATCTTCACTGAGTACCGTAAAACTCACAACAAAGCGTGTTTCGACCTTTACACCAAAGAAATCCTAGCGTGTCGTAAATCAGGCATCATCACTGGCCTTCCTGATGCCTATGGCCGTGGTCGTATCATTGGTGACTACCGTCGTATCGCCCTTTACGGTATCGACTTCTTAAAAGCGGACAAAAAAGAGCAATACAACTCGACACAAACGTTCCTAGAGCGCGGTGGCGATCTTGAGAAAACGCTTCGTCTACGTGAAGAAATTGCAGACCAAGTTCAAGCACTTGAAGACATTCGTCAAATGGGTTTGAAATACGGAATTGATATGTCGCTACCTGCAAAAACAGCGCAAGAAGCGATTCAATTTACCTACTTTGGTTACTTGGCGGCAGTTAAGTCTCAAAATGGCGCAGCAATGTCATTGGGTCGTACATCAACTTTCCTAGATGTTTACCTAGAACGTGATATCGCAAATGGCTTGATTGATGAATCGCAAGCGCAAGAGATGATCGACCACTTCATCATGAAACTGCGCATGGTTCGCTTCCTTCGTACACCAGAATACGATTCATTGTTCTCTGGCGATCCAATCTGGGCAACAGAAGCGATGGCAGGTATGGGTGTTGATGGCCGTACGCTAGTATCTAAAACGACATTCCGATACTTACATACGCTCCACACTATGGGCCCTGCTCCTGAACCAAACATGACGATTCTTTGGTCAGAGCAATTACCTGAAGCGTTCAAGCAATACGCTGCAAAAGTGTCGATTGATACCTCTTCTGTTCAATATGAAAACGACGATCTAATGCGTCCTGATTTCGATAATGACGACTACGCGATTGCATGTTGTGTGAGCCCGCAGATTGTTGGTCAGCACATGCAGTTCTTTGGTGCACGTGCCAACCTTGCAAAAGCCCTGCTTTACACCATCAATGGTGGTATCGATGAAAAATCGAAAGCGCAAGTTGGTCCGGTAGTGGACAAAGTTCAAGATGAAATTCTCGACTTTGACGCTTTGATGCCACGCTTCGACAACATGTTGGAATGGCTAGCAACACAATACGTCACAGCGTTGAACATCATCCACTACTCGCATGACCGTTACAGCTACGAAGCATCACTGATGGCATTGATGGATCGCGACGTGCACCGCACTATGGCGTGTGGTATTGCAGGCCTGTCTGTTGTCGCTGACTCTTTGGCGGCCATTAAATACGCGACCGTGAAACCTGTTCGTGATGAGGATGGCATCGCTGTTGATTTTGAAATCGAAGGTGATTATCCAAAATTTGGTAACAACGATGCCCGTGTTGATGACATCGCTTGTGATCTGGTTGAGCGCTTCATGAAGAAAATTCAGAAGATGCACACCTACCGCGAAGCAGTACCAACTCAATCGATCCTAACAATCACATCTAACGTGGTTTACGGCAAAAAAACGGGTAATACACCAGATGGCCGTCGCGCAGGTATGCCTTTTGGCCCGGGTGCAAACCCAATGCACGGTCGCGATGAAAAAGGGGCGGTTGCGTCTTTGGCATCGGTATCTAAACTGCCGTTTGCTTACGCGAAAGATGGTATTTCTTACACCTTCTCAATTGTGCCTAACGCGCTGGGTAAAGATGACTTGAGTCAGAAGAAAAACCTAGCCGCGCTAATGGATGGTTACTTCCATCACGAAGCAAGCAACGAGGGCATTGCGATTGAAGGTGGTCAACACCTTAACGTCAACGTTCTGAACCGAGAGATGTTATTGGATGCGGTTGAACATCCAGAGAAATACCCTCAGTTGACGATTCGAGTGTCCGGTTATGCGGTACGTTTTAACTCGCTAACTCGAGAGCAACAACAAGACGTGATCAGCCGAACTTTTACAGAAAAACTGTAA
- the rsxA gene encoding electron transport complex subunit RsxA translates to MTEYILLLVGTVLVNNFVLVKFLGLCPFMGVSKKLETAIGMGLATTFVLTLASVCAYLVESYVLRPLGIEYLRTMSFILVIAVVVQFTEMVVHKTSPTLYRLLGIFLPLITTNCAVLGVALLNINENHNFIESIIYGFGAAVGFSLVLILFASMRERIAAADVPVPFKGASIAMITAGLMSLAFMGFTGLVK, encoded by the coding sequence ATGACCGAATATATTTTGTTGTTGGTCGGCACTGTGCTGGTGAACAACTTTGTACTGGTGAAGTTTTTAGGCTTGTGTCCTTTTATGGGCGTGTCTAAAAAACTGGAAACAGCAATTGGCATGGGCTTAGCTACAACTTTTGTACTAACGCTCGCGTCTGTGTGTGCATACTTGGTGGAAAGCTATGTTTTGCGTCCACTGGGCATCGAATATCTACGAACCATGAGCTTTATTTTGGTGATCGCTGTTGTTGTACAGTTCACCGAAATGGTCGTGCACAAAACCAGCCCAACGCTGTATCGTCTGTTGGGTATCTTCCTACCTCTGATCACAACGAACTGTGCGGTTCTAGGTGTTGCTCTGCTTAACATCAACGAGAATCACAACTTTATCGAATCGATCATTTACGGTTTTGGCGCAGCGGTTGGTTTCTCTTTGGTACTGATCCTATTTGCGTCAATGCGTGAACGTATTGCTGCAGCTGATGTACCTGTGCCATTTAAAGGCGCATCGATTGCGATGATCACCGCAGGCCTTATGTCTCTTGCCTTTATGGGCTTTACAGGTTTGGTGAAGTAA